The following coding sequences lie in one Arachis hypogaea cultivar Tifrunner chromosome 9, arahy.Tifrunner.gnm2.J5K5, whole genome shotgun sequence genomic window:
- the LOC112711266 gene encoding uncharacterized protein isoform X1: MAGLGLWDRKKMGVVPNSSQKPLFCVKWPWHQASNTNTCNFDGPWLFTSLRNLGSLALNFAATATSSQQTKAKMATGEMALDQAEAEHRAFAAALASGKEATVLEFYSPRCRLCISMLKFVSEVESRNSQWLNVVMADAENEKWLPELLNYDVTYVPCFVLLDKKGRALAKTGVPHSRLHVIAGVSHLLKMKRPQQNST, translated from the exons ATGGCAGGGCTGGGTCTCTGGGATAGAAAGAAAATGGGTGTGGTTCCCAACTCAAGCCAGAAACCTCTGTTCTGCGTAAAATGGCCATGGCACCAAGCTTCAAACACCAACACCTGCAACTTCGACGGTCCATGGCTCTTCACCTCTCTCCGAAACCTCGGTTCCCTCGCTCTCAATTTCGCCGCCACTGCCACGTCATCACAACAAACGAAGGCGAAAATGGCCACCGGTGAAATGGCGTTGGATCAGGCGGAGGCGGAGCATAGGGCGTTCGCGGCGGCTCTGGCCAGCGGGAAGGAGGCGACGGTGCTCGAGTTCTATTCTCCAAGGTGCAGGCTCTGCATCTCAATGCTCAAATTCGTCTCCGAAGTTGAGTCCAGGAACTCTCAATGGCTCAACGTTGTTATGGCAGATGCTGAGAATGAAAAATGGCTGCCGGAG CTGCTTAATTATGATGTTACGTATGTTCCTTGCTTTGTGCTTCTTGACAAGAAGGGAAGAGCGCTAGCAAAAACAGGTGTTCCACACAGTCGTTTACATGTTATAGCTGGCGTCTCCCATCTTCTCAAAATGAAGCGTCCTCAACAAAATAGTACATGA
- the LOC112711266 gene encoding uncharacterized protein isoform X2: MGVVPNSSQKPLFCVKWPWHQASNTNTCNFDGPWLFTSLRNLGSLALNFAATATSSQQTKAKMATGEMALDQAEAEHRAFAAALASGKEATVLEFYSPRCRLCISMLKFVSEVESRNSQWLNVVMADAENEKWLPELLNYDVTYVPCFVLLDKKGRALAKTGVPHSRLHVIAGVSHLLKMKRPQQNST, encoded by the exons ATGGGTGTGGTTCCCAACTCAAGCCAGAAACCTCTGTTCTGCGTAAAATGGCCATGGCACCAAGCTTCAAACACCAACACCTGCAACTTCGACGGTCCATGGCTCTTCACCTCTCTCCGAAACCTCGGTTCCCTCGCTCTCAATTTCGCCGCCACTGCCACGTCATCACAACAAACGAAGGCGAAAATGGCCACCGGTGAAATGGCGTTGGATCAGGCGGAGGCGGAGCATAGGGCGTTCGCGGCGGCTCTGGCCAGCGGGAAGGAGGCGACGGTGCTCGAGTTCTATTCTCCAAGGTGCAGGCTCTGCATCTCAATGCTCAAATTCGTCTCCGAAGTTGAGTCCAGGAACTCTCAATGGCTCAACGTTGTTATGGCAGATGCTGAGAATGAAAAATGGCTGCCGGAG CTGCTTAATTATGATGTTACGTATGTTCCTTGCTTTGTGCTTCTTGACAAGAAGGGAAGAGCGCTAGCAAAAACAGGTGTTCCACACAGTCGTTTACATGTTATAGCTGGCGTCTCCCATCTTCTCAAAATGAAGCGTCCTCAACAAAATAGTACATGA